The DNA sequence GTGAAATGGCCGTGCGCCGTTGGCGCTCCGCCGCCGGTCACGACTGCCCGTACACCGACCGGTACGCTTCGATCGCCGCGTCGTAGACCTCGCGGATGGGCGCGCCCGAAAGCTCTGCCGCCCGGCGGCAGTCGTCATACTCAGGAGCGATCTTCAGGATATCGGGTGCAGTCCCGACTTTCACGCGGACTTCGCCGAACCGAGTCGTGACGCGAACGACCTCGCGCGCGACCTTGCGACGCGAGAGCGGCGACACGCGAACGCCGAAGGTCGATGTTTCGCGCAGTACGAGAGCCGACAGCCCTTCGACGGCATCAGGCTCCGCGAGAACTGAGAGTTGGTACGCGGGTCTGCCCTTTTTCATGGTGATCGGTGTGAAATAGGCATCGAGCGCGCCAGCCGCCAAGAGCTGATCAACCAGATATCCAAAAGCCTCCGGCGACTGGTCGTCGATGTTCGTCTCGATGAGATGGACGGTGTCGGTCTGGAAGGCGGTCGCGGCATCGGGCCTGTCTCCGATGACGACGCGCAGCATGTTGGGCTGTTCGATGAGGTCGCGCTTCCCCGCCCCGTAGCCGACCGCGCGAACCGTCATCTCAGGTGTTCGCCCGAAGCCGGAGGCGAGCGTCGTCACGATGGCTGCGCCGGTCGGCGTGATGAGCTCCCGGTCTATCGACGTTGGGTATACGGGCACATCCTTGAGCAGTTCCATCGTTCCTGGAACCGGTATCGGCATCATGCCGTGATCGCACCGGACGAATCCCCTCCCGACGGGCAGCGGTGAGCAATAGACGGCTTCAATGCCCATCAGATCGAGCCCGGTCGCCGCGCCGACGATGTCGATGAGAGCATCGATTGCGCCGACTTCGTGGAAATGGACTTCGTGCTTCGAGACACGATGTGCGTTCGCCTCTGCCTCTGCCAATCGGTCGAAGATGCGCGAGGCGGTGCGCTTGACGCCATCTGGCAAGTTGCTACGGTCGATCAGCGCCAGGATGTCGTCGAGCCCGCGATGCGGGTGATCGTGCGTGTGCGCGCCGTCTGTGTCGTGGGTGTGGTGGTGTCCGTGGTGGCGGTGCCCGCCGCCACCGTGGTGATCGTGGCCGTGACTGTGGCTGTGTTCGTGCGTGTGCTCGCGAGTATCCGCGTCGGTTCCATGCTGGGCGTGTCCGGCGTGGTCGTGGGCGTGAACCTCGACGCGCGTCGCGGCGATGGCGTGCCGATGCGTCGTGCTGACATGGAGA is a window from the Candidatus Poribacteria bacterium genome containing:
- the larC gene encoding nickel pincer cofactor biosynthesis protein LarC; the encoded protein is MRIAYFDCFSGISGDMILGALIHAGLDVEALTRELAKLNLDEWHLHVSTTHRHAIAATRVEVHAHDHAGHAQHGTDADTREHTHEHSHSHGHDHHGGGGHRHHGHHHTHDTDGAHTHDHPHRGLDDILALIDRSNLPDGVKRTASRIFDRLAEAEANAHRVSKHEVHFHEVGAIDALIDIVGAATGLDLMGIEAVYCSPLPVGRGFVRCDHGMMPIPVPGTMELLKDVPVYPTSIDRELITPTGAAIVTTLASGFGRTPEMTVRAVGYGAGKRDLIEQPNMLRVVIGDRPDAATAFQTDTVHLIETNIDDQSPEAFGYLVDQLLAAGALDAYFTPITMKKGRPAYQLSVLAEPDAVEGLSALVLRETSTFGVRVSPLSRRKVAREVVRVTTRFGEVRVKVGTAPDILKIAPEYDDCRRAAELSGAPIREVYDAAIEAYRSVYGQS